One genomic region from Ammospiza caudacuta isolate bAmmCau1 chromosome 1, bAmmCau1.pri, whole genome shotgun sequence encodes:
- the PP2D1 gene encoding LOW QUALITY PROTEIN: protein phosphatase 2C-like domain-containing protein 1 (The sequence of the model RefSeq protein was modified relative to this genomic sequence to represent the inferred CDS: inserted 3 bases in 2 codons; substituted 2 bases at 2 genomic stop codons) — translation MALLQRASALRAQQQVHRLRGGSAPLHGVDGDGVSAAIRAGVPGQCGSSRAGFGLPAAVTATPDGGDWSKELQWKNWRCRGRGKPQALPGGQAEKLVLIGVRSLQYPKFYTAKSSETHRQKVHYLLEFLVDNPTPTPFCDLANINNPGTSNKVNESLIKAFLICXDKNSTWQRDMEDRFIVLDNHESRSDTCFLEIHDGCHGVTATETIVAKLPLLFLEQLSHIDSSHKNKTDKEQILEFFARLIKADYRKKREEPSNEETKTSXIVKVYAKSFWRMXRFLQLXRNEVSKVHWSGGSAGKRIPREEMDGTGEEERKHPENNTHSPLARTAKGVAGLLHIAITGSSELVWQLTAVFKTVTEITSKMIIMCKPY, via the exons ATGGCCCTGCTCCAGAGAGCGAGCGCACTCCGTGCACAGCAGCAAGTGCACCGGCTGCGAGGCGGTTCTGCCCCGCTGCAC GGTGTTGATGGGGATGGGGTCAGCGCTGCCATCCGAGCCGGGGTACCCGGGCAGTGCGGGAGCAGCCGGGCGGGCTTCGGGCTTCCCGCAGCGGTGACAGCGACCC CTGATGGGGGAGACTGGAGCAAGGAGCTGCAGTGGAAGAACTGGAggtgcaggggcagggggaagcCACAAGCTCTGCCTGGAGGACAGGCAGAGAAGCTGGTGCTGATTGGAGTCAGGTCCTTGCAGTACCCGAAATTCTACACCGCTAAATCCTCTGAGACACATAGGCAGAAGGTTCATTACTTACTTGAATTCCTTGTGGATAATCCCACTCCCACACCATTTTGTGATCTTGCCAATATCAACAATCCTGGTACTTCTAACAAAGTAAATGAATCTTTAATAAAAGCATTCCTGATTTGCTAAGATAAAAATTCCACATGGCAGAGAGACATGGAAGACAGGTTTATTGTGCTGGACAACCATGAAAGTAGATCAGATACATGCTTTCTGGAGATTCATGATGGTTGTCACGGTGtgacagctacagaaacaaTTGTAGCAAAGCTTCCACTTCTATTTCTTGAACAGCTTTCTCACATAGATTCctcccacaaaaataaaactgacaaAGAGCAAATTCTAGAATTTTTTGCCAGACTAATCAAGGCagattacaggaaaaaaagagaagaaccAAGCAATGAGGAGACCAAGACCA CTATTGTGAAAGTGTATGCTAAGTCCTTTTGGAGAAT CAGATTTTTACAGCTGTGAAGGAATGAGGTTTCCAAAGTTCACTGGAGTGGTGGTTCAGCGGGAAAAAGAATTCCTAGAGAAGAGATGGATGGCActggggaagaagaaagaaaacatcctGAAAACAACACACACAGCCCATTAGCCAGGACAGCCAAAGGTGTTGCTGGGCTACTGCATATTGCTATTACAG